One stretch of Pigmentiphaga aceris DNA includes these proteins:
- a CDS encoding acyl-CoA thioesterase, with amino-acid sequence MSNPTPATAPDRLTLPDGRMPVLRVMPMPADANVYGDVFGGWIMAQVDIAGALPAIQRANGRVATIAVNSFVFKQPVFVGDLLSFYADVVATGNTSITVSVEVYAQRNRMNADVVKVTEATVVYVATDEFRQRRQLPPL; translated from the coding sequence ATGTCCAACCCGACTCCTGCCACCGCCCCCGATCGTCTGACGCTGCCCGACGGCCGCATGCCCGTACTGCGTGTCATGCCCATGCCTGCCGATGCCAACGTCTATGGCGATGTGTTCGGCGGCTGGATCATGGCCCAGGTCGACATTGCCGGCGCATTGCCCGCCATCCAGCGCGCCAATGGCCGGGTGGCAACCATCGCGGTGAATTCCTTTGTGTTCAAGCAACCGGTGTTCGTCGGTGACTTGCTGAGCTTCTATGCCGACGTGGTGGCCACCGGCAACACCTCGATCACGGTGTCGGTCGAAGTCTATGCACAGCGCAACCGGATGAATGCAGATGTGGTGAAAGTGACCGAGGCCACCGTGGTCTACGTGGCGACCGACGAATTCCGTCAACGCCGTCAGTTGCCGCCGCTGTAA
- a CDS encoding methylglyoxal synthase produces MTTPLLRFGLAANRLHHDNPNATLFQWLRACGSSVRQLGVELHTVGRTHDAIMRENMLEGYAGLVRYPYGREGGLMKLVARVAGGTETSAPLDGAIYLIDPVDPSSTFPEALALKRQCITHHKPFVSTLAGAIDWIEVERMHAGLAPEPVADGMFRLESQTAAMIAHDSLKPEMLAFADKYFDLLSRFARRVGTGTTGSKLNELAWSRGWPADRRWVDPYLSGPMGGDAQIAELVLDRSCQRVIFFEDPHVARQHEADIQLLERAVRVVTEYATCATSPSMARRWADAALLRTGKTV; encoded by the coding sequence ATGACCACTCCCTTGTTGCGCTTCGGCCTGGCGGCCAACCGCCTGCACCACGACAACCCCAACGCCACGCTGTTCCAGTGGCTGCGTGCCTGCGGCTCGTCGGTTCGGCAATTGGGTGTCGAACTGCACACCGTCGGTCGCACGCATGACGCGATCATGCGCGAGAACATGCTGGAAGGGTATGCCGGCCTGGTGCGTTACCCCTATGGCCGCGAAGGCGGGCTGATGAAGCTGGTGGCGCGTGTCGCGGGTGGCACGGAAACCAGCGCACCGCTCGATGGCGCGATCTACCTGATCGATCCGGTCGACCCCTCGTCAACCTTCCCGGAAGCCCTGGCCTTGAAGCGCCAGTGCATTACCCATCACAAACCCTTTGTGTCCACGCTGGCCGGTGCCATTGACTGGATCGAAGTCGAACGCATGCACGCCGGCCTGGCCCCCGAACCGGTGGCCGATGGCATGTTCCGCCTGGAAAGCCAGACGGCGGCGATGATTGCGCACGATTCCTTGAAGCCGGAAATGCTGGCCTTTGCCGACAAGTATTTCGACCTGCTGTCGCGCTTTGCGCGTCGTGTGGGTACGGGTACCACCGGCAGCAAACTGAATGAACTGGCTTGGTCGCGTGGCTGGCCGGCCGACCGCCGCTGGGTCGATCCTTACTTGAGCGGCCCCATGGGCGGCGATGCGCAGATTGCCGAATTGGTGCTGGATAGGTCTTGCCAGCGCGTGATCTTCTTCGAAGACCCGCATGTGGCGCGTCAGCACGAGGCGGACATCCAGCTGCTGGAACGTGCAGTGCGTGTCGTGACCGAATACGCCACCTGCGCCACGTCGCCGAGCATGGCGCGTCGCTGGGCCGATGCTGCGCTGCTGCGCACGGGAAAGACGGTCTGA
- a CDS encoding LysR substrate-binding domain-containing protein — protein sequence MDAKWLEDFVALAETRSFSRAAELRHITQPAFSRRIQALEAWLGTDLIDRAVYPTRLTAAGETFRPQAIDMLARLDETRAMLRGQRPDARDVIDLAMPHTLSLTFFPAWLSAVERDLGPLSTRLMAVNVHDAVLQLVQGGCDLTLVYHHPRHPVKLDSRYYDMLRLGTESMYPYCRPDAQGAPEFGLPGDPAQTTPFLAYTPNAYLGRIANLILQSAQLRPALVQRFEADMAEGLKAMALAGHGVAFLPESAVRREVEAGQLVCAGSSYTETMDIRVYRARSAADTPAKPVVDALWQYLEDASAMLA from the coding sequence ATGGATGCGAAGTGGCTGGAGGATTTCGTCGCGCTGGCCGAGACGCGTTCCTTTTCGCGGGCAGCAGAGTTGCGCCACATCACGCAGCCGGCGTTTTCGCGTCGTATCCAGGCGCTGGAAGCCTGGCTGGGCACCGATCTGATCGACCGCGCGGTGTATCCGACGCGGCTCACTGCAGCAGGGGAAACCTTCCGTCCGCAGGCCATCGACATGCTGGCGCGGCTGGATGAAACTCGTGCCATGCTGCGTGGTCAGCGTCCTGACGCGCGTGATGTCATCGATCTTGCGATGCCGCATACCTTGTCGCTGACCTTTTTCCCTGCCTGGCTCAGCGCGGTGGAACGTGATCTGGGCCCGCTGTCGACAAGACTGATGGCGGTGAATGTGCACGATGCCGTGCTGCAATTGGTGCAGGGCGGTTGCGACCTGACGCTGGTCTATCACCATCCCCGTCACCCTGTAAAACTCGACAGTCGCTACTACGACATGCTGCGACTGGGAACGGAGTCCATGTACCCGTATTGCCGACCCGATGCGCAAGGTGCTCCGGAATTCGGTTTGCCTGGCGACCCGGCACAGACCACGCCGTTTCTGGCTTACACCCCCAATGCCTACCTGGGACGCATCGCGAACCTGATTCTGCAGTCGGCACAATTGCGTCCCGCCCTGGTGCAGCGGTTCGAAGCAGACATGGCCGAAGGCTTGAAGGCGATGGCGCTTGCGGGGCATGGCGTGGCCTTCCTGCCCGAAAGCGCGGTGCGACGCGAAGTCGAAGCGGGTCAGCTGGTCTGCGCCGGTAGTTCGTACACGGAAACCATGGATATCCGCGTCTATCGCGCCCGATCTGCGGCCGATACACCGGCCAAACCGGTGGTCGATGCGCTCTGGCAATACCTGGAAGATGCCAGTGCAATGCTCGCTTGA